Proteins co-encoded in one Cytobacillus sp. NJ13 genomic window:
- a CDS encoding DUF3231 family protein: MPNPLEAIFNMLRIAFDNTNEPKSPLHVIEVGDTWTYLTLVEEFIRYEEIGLNTTTDDEVKEMLTDVVKICESQVKRLSTFMRKEGIPLPEVTSAKPNSAPNEVPLGVKLTDDEITNGVAFKLVTCSTACAKGQADSVRNDVGNMWTEFFLEWTIFGGTLKTLMRKRGWLKVPPYYYAPGTPKR, encoded by the coding sequence ATGCCTAATCCTTTAGAAGCAATTTTTAATATGCTCAGAATTGCGTTTGATAATACCAATGAACCTAAATCTCCCTTGCACGTAATTGAAGTTGGGGACACCTGGACATATTTAACTTTGGTGGAGGAATTTATACGATACGAAGAAATTGGATTAAACACGACTACAGATGACGAAGTGAAAGAAATGCTTACCGATGTAGTAAAAATATGCGAGTCACAGGTTAAGAGATTAAGCACGTTTATGAGAAAAGAAGGAATTCCTTTACCTGAGGTAACATCAGCAAAACCTAATTCTGCTCCAAATGAGGTTCCTTTAGGAGTTAAGCTGACTGATGATGAAATTACCAATGGGGTCGCATTCAAGTTAGTGACATGTTCCACTGCCTGTGCTAAAGGACAAGCAGACTCCGTACGTAATGATGTAGGCAATATGTGGACTGAGTTCTTTTTAGAATGGACGATCTTTGGCGGAACTTTAAAAACTTTGATGAGGAAGCGGGGATGGCTGAAGGTGCCGCCCTATTACTATGCTCCAGGTACACCAAAAAGGTAA
- a CDS encoding CBO0543 family protein, producing MAFEKGLAKSEQAYDKYTEISTAFADIVKDEFITTWQWWAGLALFIIPWLIWFKYRKKDSTGRLLLAGLLVIILSLIIDLAALSMGLWSYPMIIIPLAPFLFLPYHFSLAPVGVMFALQIKPKMNSLFKGIIFSAIGAFGGMNFFNAIDFYNPKNWSTLYDFVIFLTLYYSGYWITRMESLHGLENGSGKK from the coding sequence ATGGCATTTGAAAAAGGACTGGCCAAGTCTGAACAAGCATACGATAAATATACGGAAATAAGCACTGCATTCGCGGATATAGTGAAGGACGAATTTATTACTACGTGGCAGTGGTGGGCTGGACTGGCTTTGTTTATTATTCCCTGGCTAATATGGTTTAAGTATAGGAAGAAAGACAGCACTGGGCGTCTTCTCTTAGCTGGTTTATTAGTCATCATATTGTCTCTTATTATCGATTTAGCTGCATTATCTATGGGGTTATGGTCCTACCCTATGATCATTATTCCCCTCGCACCATTTTTATTTTTGCCGTATCACTTTTCATTAGCTCCAGTCGGGGTCATGTTCGCCCTTCAAATAAAGCCTAAAATGAATAGCTTGTTTAAAGGAATAATCTTCTCTGCCATTGGAGCTTTTGGAGGAATGAATTTTTTTAATGCCATCGACTTTTATAATCCAAAAAACTGGTCTACTTTATATGATTTTGTCATCTTTCTCACTCTTTATTACAGTGGTTATTGGATAACGAGGATGGAGAGTTTACATGGTCTGGAAAATGGATCAGGAAAAAAATAA
- a CDS encoding diguanylate cyclase has product MELKKYKVLLFEKIKRQITAWFEGNLYESINREEVYRFLHSIKGTAGTLQLSGLHQLADNLISDIDNMEEKEDWDKEALRNYLFDLIEMSYEYEHFESTLKQQPSIRVENAPLIQLIDDDISMLILLKDALESKGWMVIASTELEVATEQYYDHRPDCLIVDINLEKESGFKLLEILQKYTRNKYIPKIMISVKNDRETRLTSYKMGADDFISKPIDLEEFLLKIERHLANKKLFDQSAMIDELTRVYNRRFFDDSLVVFMNELSRNHRPFSLAILDLDFFKKINDTYGHPAGDLVLAEFAKYLKENVRQTDYVFRYGGEEFVILFSGASEAESKIALEKILKGFSEKRFEQGGNSFSVTFSAGVIMVDKPGIEKETIVRAADQALYEAKQKGRARVECAKADPIAQHKKKLYVSVIDDDSIIRMMLTKVLSNMEFDHADLDIQVFEDGRKFLHSNRIEEIGPHFLILDGIMPVMDGLEVMQEVKKSKRAKDIHVLMLTGRKSEQDIARALKLGAEDYVTKPFSLTELEARIQRLIKRLT; this is encoded by the coding sequence ATGGAGCTAAAAAAATATAAAGTTCTATTATTTGAGAAAATAAAAAGGCAGATTACAGCCTGGTTTGAAGGTAATCTGTATGAATCAATAAATAGAGAAGAGGTATACAGGTTCCTGCATTCCATAAAGGGTACTGCTGGAACGCTGCAGCTCTCAGGGCTCCATCAGCTGGCAGATAATCTAATATCGGATATTGATAATATGGAAGAAAAAGAGGATTGGGATAAGGAAGCTTTAAGAAATTATCTATTCGATTTGATTGAGATGAGCTATGAATATGAGCATTTTGAAAGCACATTAAAACAGCAGCCTTCGATAAGGGTGGAAAATGCCCCTCTAATTCAGCTGATTGATGATGATATTTCAATGCTGATCCTTCTGAAAGATGCACTCGAAAGCAAGGGCTGGATGGTTATTGCCAGTACTGAGCTGGAAGTTGCAACAGAGCAGTATTATGATCATCGTCCAGATTGTTTAATTGTGGATATAAATTTGGAAAAGGAAAGTGGTTTTAAGTTATTAGAAATTTTACAGAAATATACTCGAAATAAGTATATTCCAAAGATTATGATCAGTGTAAAAAACGATCGTGAAACTAGGTTAACCTCGTATAAAATGGGTGCAGATGATTTTATATCCAAGCCAATTGACTTAGAGGAATTTCTCTTAAAGATAGAACGGCACTTAGCGAATAAGAAATTATTCGATCAATCAGCAATGATAGATGAATTAACCCGAGTATATAATAGAAGGTTTTTTGATGACAGTTTAGTAGTATTTATGAATGAATTATCAAGAAATCATCGGCCATTTTCACTGGCTATACTTGATCTTGATTTTTTCAAAAAAATTAATGATACTTATGGCCATCCGGCAGGTGATTTAGTCCTTGCTGAATTTGCAAAGTACTTAAAAGAAAATGTCCGCCAAACAGATTATGTGTTCCGATATGGCGGCGAGGAATTTGTCATTTTATTTTCTGGCGCTTCAGAAGCAGAAAGCAAAATAGCCCTTGAAAAGATATTAAAAGGATTTTCGGAAAAACGATTTGAACAGGGAGGCAATTCATTTAGCGTTACTTTTTCTGCAGGAGTTATTATGGTCGATAAGCCGGGGATAGAGAAAGAAACGATTGTCAGAGCAGCAGATCAGGCCTTATATGAAGCAAAACAAAAGGGAAGAGCAAGAGTGGAATGTGCTAAAGCCGATCCAATTGCACAGCATAAGAAAAAGCTATATGTCTCCGTTATTGACGATGATTCGATAATAAGAATGATGTTAACAAAGGTCCTCAGCAATATGGAGTTCGATCATGCAGACCTGGATATCCAGGTCTTTGAAGATGGCCGGAAGTTTCTGCATTCGAACCGAATAGAAGAAATAGGACCACATTTTCTGATTCTTGATGGGATTATGCCTGTAATGGATGGTCTTGAGGTTATGCAGGAAGTGAAAAAGTCGAAGAGAGCCAAGGACATTCATGTTCTTATGCTGACAGGGCGGAAAAGTGAACAGGATATTGCCCGTGCATTGAAGCTAGGTGCTGAAGATTATGTGACAAAGCCATTTAGTCTTACAGAACTGGAAGCTCGAATTCAGCGATTAATTAAGAGGCTGACCTAG
- a CDS encoding response regulator, which produces MKKILIAEDEEILRMLIADTLEDGDFEVDEAEDGEEALMLLEKKQFDLVILDYMMPVLTGLDVIRKIRCEQALNKEVKILMLSAKSQQNEQEEVLKAGADYFIVKPFSPLQLFEKVGEILDEA; this is translated from the coding sequence ATGAAAAAGATATTGATTGCAGAGGATGAAGAAATTCTGCGCATGCTTATTGCTGACACTCTGGAAGATGGGGATTTTGAAGTCGATGAAGCTGAAGATGGAGAAGAAGCCCTGATGCTGCTGGAAAAAAAGCAATTTGATTTGGTCATCCTGGATTATATGATGCCTGTACTTACTGGCCTTGATGTCATCAGGAAAATCCGGTGTGAGCAGGCTCTTAACAAAGAAGTGAAAATATTAATGTTATCTGCCAAAAGCCAGCAAAATGAACAGGAAGAGGTTTTAAAGGCAGGGGCCGATTATTTCATTGTTAAACCATTCAGCCCTCTTCAATTATTTGAGAAGGTTGGAGAAATACTAGATGAAGCTTAG
- a CDS encoding glycosyltransferase produces the protein MALMWGNILVGFAAFIAVFMVLVISFYSIILLISVFQLRKEYLLDRNQSFDEYMNESFAKPVSIIVPAYNEEAGIVASVRSLLSIDYPSFEIIVVNDGSKDATIEKMITQYQMKEINAAVRKQVETKSVKKIYQSASLPNLFLIDKENGGKADALNAGINFSHYPYFCSLDGDSVLERDAFLKVMKPILDSDGEVIASSGSIRIANGCEIQDGNILKVGLAGEPLVIMQIIEYLRAFLMGRIGLSRHNLLLIVSGAFGVFSKQWVIEAGGYKTNTVGEDMELVVRLHRLIRDKKQKKKIVYVPDPVCWTEVPESMTYLRRQRRRWHRGLFESLWTHRKMTFNPRYGPIGFISFPYFWIVEFLGPIVELLGYIYVVISLFLGGIYLEFAILIFLLSCLYGSLFSMAAVLLEEWSLRKFPKISDLIKLFFYSLTETLWYRPLTVFWRCEGIWQLIKGDTSWGEMKRKGVSG, from the coding sequence ATGGCTCTTATGTGGGGAAATATATTGGTCGGATTTGCTGCATTTATAGCAGTCTTTATGGTGCTGGTCATCAGTTTCTACTCAATTATTTTATTAATCTCTGTATTTCAGCTAAGAAAGGAATATTTGCTGGACCGGAATCAGTCATTTGACGAATATATGAATGAATCCTTCGCAAAACCGGTTTCCATCATTGTTCCAGCATATAACGAAGAAGCGGGGATTGTTGCCAGTGTACGCTCCCTTTTGAGTATAGACTATCCTTCTTTTGAAATTATCGTTGTCAATGACGGTTCAAAAGATGCCACCATAGAAAAAATGATTACACAGTATCAAATGAAGGAAATTAATGCAGCCGTCAGGAAGCAGGTTGAAACAAAGTCTGTAAAAAAAATTTATCAGTCCGCTTCTCTTCCAAATCTTTTTTTAATAGACAAAGAGAATGGGGGAAAAGCTGATGCGTTGAACGCAGGGATTAACTTTTCCCATTATCCTTATTTTTGTTCATTGGATGGAGATTCTGTACTGGAAAGGGATGCTTTCTTAAAGGTAATGAAGCCTATATTGGATTCTGATGGGGAAGTGATTGCTTCGAGCGGAAGCATCCGCATCGCGAATGGCTGTGAAATACAGGACGGAAATATTTTAAAGGTTGGCTTAGCCGGGGAGCCTTTGGTAATCATGCAAATAATCGAATATTTAAGGGCCTTTTTAATGGGAAGGATTGGGTTAAGCCGGCATAATTTACTTCTGATTGTTTCTGGAGCCTTCGGTGTTTTTTCCAAGCAATGGGTCATTGAAGCGGGTGGCTATAAAACCAATACAGTTGGCGAGGATATGGAGCTGGTCGTAAGGCTCCATAGGCTTATCAGAGATAAAAAGCAAAAGAAAAAAATCGTCTATGTCCCTGACCCTGTTTGCTGGACAGAAGTTCCGGAAAGCATGACCTACCTAAGAAGACAAAGGCGGAGGTGGCATCGTGGATTATTTGAAAGCCTGTGGACACACAGGAAAATGACGTTTAATCCAAGATACGGCCCGATAGGATTTATATCCTTTCCATACTTTTGGATAGTAGAGTTTTTAGGTCCGATAGTTGAATTATTGGGATACATTTATGTGGTTATCTCCCTATTTTTGGGCGGTATCTATCTTGAGTTTGCAATCCTCATTTTTCTGCTATCGTGTTTATATGGTTCTCTTTTCTCCATGGCTGCCGTTTTGCTTGAGGAATGGAGCTTGAGGAAATTTCCAAAAATCTCTGATTTAATCAAACTGTTTTTCTATTCATTGACTGAAACGTTATGGTACCGGCCTTTGACGGTTTTTTGGAGATGTGAAGGGATTTGGCAGCTGATCAAAGGCGACACAAGCTGGGGAGAAATGAAAAGAAAAGGTGTTTCCGGATGA
- a CDS encoding CBO0543 family protein — protein MEKKLLNLLLGLCIFSVPFLFKGKKMRENLVIFFSKGVLATLIDAYVVGTKRVEYPIRPFPRIFKTNLIYDILFFPLLSVIWVKISYNDKLRNIFLKSLIFSVPMSFGQWYFEKNTRLFKWRKWSIFHTFGSVNFTLFTIRGFVGFIKILDRLKNNRNLPELES, from the coding sequence ATGGAGAAAAAATTATTAAACCTGCTTCTCGGATTGTGCATTTTTTCAGTTCCATTTTTGTTTAAAGGGAAAAAAATGAGGGAGAATTTAGTTATTTTTTTCTCGAAAGGAGTTCTTGCCACTCTGATTGATGCCTATGTTGTTGGAACGAAAAGAGTTGAATATCCCATCCGCCCTTTTCCAAGAATTTTTAAAACCAACCTGATTTATGATATTTTGTTTTTTCCGCTTTTAAGTGTGATTTGGGTTAAGATTTCTTACAATGACAAATTAAGAAATATCTTTCTCAAAAGTTTGATATTCAGTGTCCCAATGAGCTTCGGCCAATGGTACTTTGAGAAAAACACCAGACTATTCAAGTGGAGGAAATGGTCCATTTTCCATACCTTTGGCAGTGTTAATTTTACCTTATTCACTATTAGAGGTTTTGTTGGGTTTATTAAAATATTGGATCGATTAAAGAATAATCGGAACTTACCTGAGCTGGAAAGTTAA
- a CDS encoding lysoplasmalogenase, which yields MKNLLIPILIGLMAFLYIFIVPPEPLAIKITFKLIPMALIIIYTFLKLPASPSPALRLVVIGLFFCMLGDGFIAVSFVAGLGAFLVGHLFYLTGFLKMSRMTKLRLAAIIPIGFYSLIIGSQLIASLSEEENDALVIPVIAYMLVISLMALSAILTGNKRAIAGSILFVISDSILSWNMFVSDIVYSAVFIMTTYYSAQFLIASSLTALGESAGNRATILDVKQQL from the coding sequence TTGAAAAATCTGCTGATTCCTATTTTAATTGGACTGATGGCTTTCTTATATATTTTCATTGTTCCTCCTGAGCCTCTGGCAATCAAAATTACCTTTAAGCTGATTCCTATGGCACTAATTATTATTTATACATTCCTTAAGCTCCCTGCCAGCCCTTCGCCGGCATTGCGTTTAGTCGTTATTGGCCTGTTTTTCTGCATGCTTGGGGATGGATTCATTGCTGTGTCGTTTGTAGCTGGGCTTGGAGCTTTTCTTGTTGGGCATCTATTTTATTTGACTGGATTTTTAAAAATGTCACGCATGACGAAGCTCCGCCTGGCAGCCATAATCCCGATAGGCTTCTATTCTTTGATCATTGGCAGCCAGCTGATTGCTTCCTTATCTGAAGAAGAAAATGATGCATTAGTGATCCCGGTTATTGCCTACATGCTGGTCATTTCATTAATGGCGTTATCAGCCATACTAACCGGGAACAAGCGGGCCATTGCCGGAAGCATTTTGTTTGTTATCTCTGATTCAATCCTTTCATGGAATATGTTTGTTTCAGATATTGTTTATTCAGCTGTGTTTATTATGACCACTTACTACTCTGCCCAATTCCTGATTGCCAGCAGCCTTACTGCATTGGGGGAATCGGCAGGGAATAGAGCAACGATACTGGATGTTAAACAGCAGCTGTGA
- a CDS encoding MOSC domain-containing protein, translated as MQDEIEKYSLVGTVIAVSISKKHTFSKKNQNLIKLVKGFGIEGDAHCGLTIKHRSRVAQNPDQPNLRQVHLIHSELFEELAGRFHIEPGQMGENITTAGINLLELPLNTILFLGNFAVIKITGLRNPCAQIDQFQPGLLNAVIEKDENGNLIRKAGIMGIVLESGEVKPGDEIRVELPPKPFKKLERV; from the coding sequence ATGCAGGATGAAATAGAGAAATATTCACTTGTGGGTACAGTCATAGCGGTAAGCATAAGCAAAAAGCACACTTTCAGTAAAAAAAATCAAAATCTCATTAAACTGGTGAAGGGTTTTGGGATCGAAGGGGATGCCCATTGTGGTTTAACGATTAAGCACCGGTCAAGAGTGGCACAAAACCCTGACCAGCCGAATCTAAGACAGGTTCATTTAATCCACAGTGAGTTATTTGAGGAGTTAGCAGGCCGTTTTCATATTGAACCTGGCCAAATGGGTGAAAATATTACAACTGCCGGAATCAATCTTCTTGAATTGCCCTTAAACACAATCCTATTTTTGGGTAATTTTGCTGTGATCAAGATTACAGGACTGCGCAATCCCTGTGCTCAAATCGATCAATTTCAGCCTGGGCTTTTAAATGCAGTGATAGAGAAGGATGAAAATGGAAATCTCATTAGGAAAGCTGGTATTATGGGAATCGTTTTAGAGAGCGGAGAAGTAAAGCCAGGCGATGAAATTCGTGTTGAATTACCGCCAAAGCCTTTTAAAAAGCTAGAACGGGTTTAA
- a CDS encoding ATP-binding protein translates to MKLSNYIKKSLTRQIVALMMLFALMLSVGLAILLLLEEHINDSFYQDREKLVKKEAIVQEIESSFNLVFFNIRGYFAYNNSELKTNAISLRPEIRKLISDFNETAETSEEKAFGKEMNEFADFYFIERLPISVEYFESGHMDEVIKMAESGTTARINNFQNDTHHFLQKLKSDLDDRVQLLIIQQSYIQTGFFLFLVIILVILFRMIRIMFKKVGQPLTQFAHAADEIARGGNAELNVGQDRMDELAVLSVAFSKMVKTLQEKEQDLLAQNEELLAQQDELQVQSEALEEALGTMRSNERKLERRNDLINGISNSLQKQEVLESIVMNMSYVIEADCGLIVMLENNESASFGISSFGVEQFKNHLTSGLIERLKQTKEGFAVKRQLLQEEKGYHKKTVFGYDLYLPIISSNQEVKAVMVFTRYGFPFIQKHMDEYTALSKQIGLSLDKISTYENSEADRKLNQDILNTVKEGLQYVDRDGCIMQVNKQLCEIFHCEDGFDGIVGQTWDKWSVLLKKQVVDEDVFTEFIWRAFNGETSSGETFVYKTKDRGHVCQMYCEALYQNNERVGTVLVHRDITREFKVDEMKSEFVSTVSHELRTPLASILGFSELLLNRELKAEKQKKYLMTILNEAKRLTSLINDFLDVQRMESGKQTYEKKYIELLPIIEKVIDNQQVQTDVHRIILESFDGNDLILGDSCKIEQVFSNLISNAIKYSPSGGPVYIRLFEENGLLHIEVEDHGLGIPENAAVDIFKKFYRVDNSDRRRIGGTGLGLSIVQEIVKAHDGDINVFSKYGEGSTFRVSIPAVYKPSHGLDENIHQSGTRYEVLVIEDDQSLAELIIQELTETNLHAKHFNTGRDALAYMENHLPDAIVLDIMLDEGLDGWSIMKILKRNEVLSHIPIIISTALDEKEKGLSLGAHDYFIKPYQSGSLSMAILQTLLKVGKAGQILIPEDSPGD, encoded by the coding sequence ATGAAGCTTAGCAATTATATAAAGAAGAGCCTGACCAGACAAATTGTGGCTCTAATGATGTTATTTGCTTTAATGCTCTCAGTGGGATTGGCCATTCTACTATTGCTGGAGGAGCATATTAATGATTCTTTTTACCAGGACCGTGAAAAACTTGTAAAGAAAGAAGCTATTGTTCAGGAGATTGAGAGCAGCTTTAATTTGGTCTTCTTTAATATCAGAGGTTATTTCGCTTATAACAATTCCGAATTAAAAACCAATGCCATTTCCTTAAGGCCGGAGATCAGAAAACTGATTAGCGATTTTAATGAGACAGCGGAGACTTCAGAAGAAAAGGCGTTTGGCAAAGAAATGAACGAGTTTGCAGATTTTTATTTTATTGAAAGGCTTCCTATTTCTGTCGAGTATTTTGAATCAGGACACATGGATGAAGTTATTAAAATGGCTGAATCGGGAACAACTGCAAGAATTAATAACTTTCAGAATGATACGCATCACTTTCTGCAAAAATTAAAATCTGATCTAGACGATAGGGTTCAGCTATTAATAATACAACAATCCTACATTCAAACAGGTTTTTTTCTCTTTCTTGTTATTATTCTGGTAATCTTGTTTAGGATGATCAGAATTATGTTCAAGAAGGTTGGTCAGCCTCTCACTCAGTTTGCTCATGCTGCTGATGAAATTGCCAGGGGAGGAAATGCGGAACTGAATGTAGGACAGGATCGGATGGATGAATTGGCAGTCTTGTCTGTTGCCTTTAGTAAAATGGTGAAAACACTGCAGGAAAAAGAGCAGGATTTGCTTGCTCAAAATGAGGAGCTGCTTGCCCAGCAGGACGAGCTTCAAGTTCAGAGTGAAGCATTGGAAGAGGCACTGGGAACCATGCGGTCAAATGAGAGAAAACTTGAGCGGCGGAATGATTTGATCAATGGCATCTCCAATTCGCTGCAAAAACAGGAAGTGCTGGAGAGCATTGTGATGAATATGTCCTATGTCATTGAAGCAGACTGCGGGTTAATTGTGATGCTTGAAAATAATGAATCTGCTTCATTTGGGATTTCATCATTTGGAGTTGAACAATTCAAGAATCATTTAACAAGCGGATTAATTGAGAGGCTGAAGCAAACAAAAGAAGGTTTTGCTGTTAAGAGACAATTGCTTCAAGAGGAAAAAGGCTACCATAAAAAAACCGTTTTCGGCTATGATCTGTATTTGCCGATTATCTCTTCAAACCAAGAGGTTAAAGCTGTCATGGTGTTCACCAGATACGGATTTCCTTTTATACAGAAGCATATGGATGAATACACGGCATTATCCAAACAGATTGGATTGTCGCTTGATAAAATCAGCACCTATGAAAACTCTGAAGCTGATAGAAAATTAAATCAGGATATCCTCAACACTGTAAAGGAAGGTCTGCAGTATGTTGACAGGGACGGCTGCATCATGCAAGTCAACAAACAGCTTTGCGAAATATTCCACTGCGAGGATGGCTTTGATGGGATTGTTGGACAGACCTGGGATAAGTGGAGCGTTCTTCTAAAGAAGCAGGTAGTGGATGAAGATGTTTTTACCGAATTCATCTGGCGTGCTTTTAATGGTGAAACATCCAGCGGGGAAACGTTTGTATATAAAACCAAGGATAGAGGGCATGTATGCCAGATGTACTGTGAAGCCCTTTATCAGAATAATGAGCGTGTAGGAACTGTATTGGTTCATAGGGATATTACGAGGGAATTTAAAGTGGATGAAATGAAATCGGAGTTTGTCAGCACCGTCAGCCATGAATTGAGAACACCGCTTGCCAGCATTTTAGGTTTCTCGGAGCTTCTGCTGAACCGGGAGCTCAAGGCGGAAAAGCAGAAGAAATATTTGATGACAATATTAAATGAGGCTAAGAGGCTTACTTCGCTGATCAATGATTTTCTTGATGTCCAGCGGATGGAATCCGGTAAACAAACGTACGAAAAAAAATATATTGAACTTCTCCCTATTATTGAGAAGGTAATAGATAATCAGCAGGTGCAGACGGATGTTCACAGGATTATTTTGGAATCATTTGATGGAAATGACCTTATTCTTGGAGATTCCTGCAAAATTGAACAGGTATTTTCCAATTTAATAAGCAATGCCATCAAATATTCACCCTCTGGAGGGCCTGTTTATATAAGATTATTCGAGGAAAACGGCTTGCTTCATATTGAAGTGGAAGATCATGGACTAGGGATTCCGGAAAATGCAGCAGTTGATATTTTTAAAAAGTTTTATAGAGTGGATAATTCAGATAGGCGGAGGATTGGCGGAACGGGGCTGGGACTTTCAATCGTCCAGGAAATTGTGAAGGCGCATGATGGAGATATAAATGTCTTTTCAAAGTACGGGGAAGGAAGTACTTTCAGAGTTTCCATTCCCGCTGTCTATAAGCCTTCCCACGGTTTGGATGAGAACATTCATCAAAGCGGAACACGCTATGAGGTGCTGGTCATTGAAGATGATCAAAGCTTGGCAGAATTGATTATTCAGGAACTAACGGAAACCAATTTGCATGCGAAGCATTTCAATACCGGAAGGGATGCCCTGGCGTATATGGAAAATCACCTTCCTGATGCGATTGTACTTGATATCATGCTTGATGAAGGTCTTGATGGATGGAGTATTATGAAAATATTGAAGCGAAATGAAGTGCTCAGTCATATTCCAATTATTATCTCAACGGCCTTGGATGAAAAAGAAAAAGGCCTGTCACTGGGAGCGCATGATTACTTCATAAAGCCATATCAGTCGGGAAGCTTATCTATGGCCATTTTGCAGACATTGCTTAAGGTTGGAAAGGCGGGCCAAATACTGATTCCTGAAGATTCACCCGGTGATTGA
- the ggt gene encoding gamma-glutamyltransferase codes for MDKVDTRHMARDTENKRQKATGTHGMAASAVHEATEAGAEILRNGGNAMDALVAIQFALSVVEVFNTGIGASGYVVYYDQKTKKTKVINGHSQTPSGADKDQFLNKKGEITPYFQQTIDAKSVGIPGIMKAMDEGHQKFGTKPLEDLIEPAVKLAEEGFRVNWQWDEVIEILHIRMGEEAKKLFMPEGVPIVKGEWVRNKDLAKTLRILQREGIRALYEGEIADAIIKTLKNQGGIMTKQDLQNYRAQIEEPVMGTYRDYEIAVPGPPNGGGIALLELLGILEGFELNKYEVSSWEKYYLFSEAMRLAFTDKLAYMGDPNFSQIPVEGLLHKEYLEERRGKIDWKSRNPEIDCGNPWKYQGSDRAKGEVKVYQTGKDTTHFTVADRWGNIAACTSSNEHIMGSGIMVPGYGFLLNNDLTDFTPEPDHINSLAPNKQPVSAKVPAIVFRDGVPVLTLGSPGGPTIVASVSQVISHILDFEMDVKDAIEEPRIYNSVGPDVWSEQGIGQSEIDKLREMGFQFDDTDRPIGNVQAILMDHKTGMLHGAADSSRPGSAIGINEA; via the coding sequence ATGGATAAGGTAGATACCAGGCATATGGCAAGGGATACTGAGAACAAGCGGCAGAAGGCGACTGGCACTCATGGGATGGCTGCTTCTGCGGTTCATGAAGCAACAGAAGCGGGTGCCGAAATCTTAAGAAACGGCGGCAACGCCATGGATGCCCTTGTTGCCATTCAATTTGCTCTTAGTGTAGTTGAAGTGTTTAACACTGGCATAGGAGCAAGCGGATATGTCGTGTATTATGATCAGAAAACAAAAAAGACAAAGGTGATCAACGGTCATTCACAGACCCCATCAGGAGCAGATAAAGATCAGTTCTTAAATAAAAAAGGAGAGATTACTCCTTACTTTCAGCAGACCATTGATGCCAAGTCAGTAGGCATTCCCGGAATCATGAAGGCTATGGATGAAGGGCATCAAAAGTTTGGAACAAAGCCGCTGGAGGACCTGATTGAGCCTGCGGTTAAACTGGCTGAAGAAGGCTTTAGGGTGAACTGGCAATGGGACGAAGTCATCGAAATTCTTCATATCAGAATGGGGGAAGAAGCAAAGAAGCTTTTTATGCCGGAAGGAGTTCCGATAGTGAAGGGAGAATGGGTTCGAAACAAAGACCTGGCAAAGACGCTTAGAATCCTGCAAAGGGAAGGGATCAGGGCTCTTTATGAAGGCGAAATTGCAGATGCCATCATCAAGACGCTTAAGAATCAGGGCGGTATTATGACGAAACAGGACCTGCAAAACTATCGGGCTCAAATTGAAGAACCGGTGATGGGAACCTACAGAGACTATGAAATTGCCGTTCCAGGACCACCTAATGGAGGAGGGATCGCACTGCTGGAGCTATTAGGAATTCTGGAAGGGTTTGAGCTTAATAAGTATGAAGTATCTTCCTGGGAAAAGTATTATTTATTCTCAGAGGCTATGAGATTAGCTTTCACTGATAAGCTGGCTTATATGGGAGATCCAAATTTTTCACAAATTCCGGTTGAAGGGCTGCTTCATAAAGAATATTTAGAAGAACGGCGGGGGAAGATTGACTGGAAATCGAGAAATCCGGAAATTGACTGCGGCAACCCTTGGAAATACCAAGGCAGCGATCGTGCCAAGGGTGAAGTAAAAGTATATCAAACAGGCAAAGATACTACGCATTTTACCGTTGCGGACAGATGGGGGAACATTGCAGCCTGCACGTCTTCAAATGAGCATATTATGGGTTCAGGCATCATGGTACCAGGTTACGGATTTTTGCTGAACAATGATTTGACCGATTTTACACCGGAACCAGATCATATTAATAGCCTGGCACCAAATAAACAGCCGGTCAGTGCAAAAGTACCTGCAATAGTATTCAGAGATGGGGTGCCTGTTTTAACGCTGGGCTCTCCTGGCGGCCCCACTATTGTTGCTTCAGTTTCACAAGTTATCAGCCATATACTCGACTTTGAAATGGATGTAAAAGATGCAATTGAAGAACCCAGGATTTATAACAGTGTGGGTCCAGATGTTTGGTCCGAGCAAGGTATTGGCCAGAGTGAAATTGATAAGCTCCGAGAAATGGGATTTCAGTTCGATGATACGGACAGGCCAATTGGAAATGTCCAGGCCATTCTTATGGATCACAAAACAGGCATGCTGCATGGTGCTGCTGATTCAAGCAGGCCAGGATCAGCGATTGGAATTAACGAAGCGTGA